CTCGAGGTGGCCTGCAGCGTCGCCGGCAACTGCGGCACGGTGCCGATGCCGGGCAGGACAATAAAGGGCATCACCGCCTGCAGGTTGGCCGTGGGGTAGTTGATTTGCACAGACAGCAAGCCGCCGACGAAGGTGGTGGTGACTTGGTTGGCGTTAAATTTGTACGTGGAGGGAATCCACACCAAGCGGTTGATGACGGCGGCTTTGGCAGTGCTTTGCACGGCGGCCTGATAGCCGGTCATGGTGGGGTCCAGCGCCACGCTCAGGCGCACGGCTTCGGCGGTGGCCTGGTTGAACGACTGCAACAGCAGCAGCGGCAGGCTATAGCTGACCATGCCGTAGAACACGGCGAAAAAAATCACGAACACAGCAATGAACTCGATTGCTGCCGCGCCTTTTTGCTTCTTCGGGAGGCTTGTTCTCATCACCGCGTCTACCCTGACGGCTACTACTTGATATCAGCATAGAATCAATCGGCAAAAAGGGATGTTTTTTACGTGATCCATGGCGCAGTGGTGGTGGTGTGGTTGGTGCTGTGTGCGGTGCAGGATATTCGGCAGCGATTGCTCGCCAATCGCCTGACGCTGGGCGCTGCGCTGTTGGCGTTGATCTATGCGCTGTGGACGGGCAGCACCTGGCTGGGTGCGCCAGCCGGGCAAGGTTTTCTGGCGTTTCTTCTGGCGCTGCTGCTGACCTTGCCGGGTTACGCCCTCGGCCGCCTGGGCGCGGGCGATGTGAAGCTGCTCGCGGCATTGGCGCTGGCGTCGGATGCCGAGTACCTGCTGTGGTCGTTTGTAGGGGCTACGGTGGCCAATGGGCTGTGGATTTTATGCGCGCCAAAACTAATCCCGCTTATGAGTCATGGGCTTAAGAAGGGCATGGGTTATCTGGTGGCGGAGCCGTCAAAAAAACTGCCATTTGCGCCGTTTCTGCTGGTGGGTTTTGCCGCTGCCTGGTTTTGGATCCATTAGTCGCCAGCGGGTATTAACGCTATGTACATAGTCGGAAAGTACGTCTACGTTTAATACATAGATGTACGGGATTATGTGTCGTAAAGGATCAGTCAAACATTTGGCTTGCTAGGCATGGAGTAGCGCGTGAACAAGCTTACCTCTGCGGTAAAAGTGCTCGTTGTCGATGATCAACCGCTGATCGTGGAAGAGCTCTGTGAATTTCTTGAAAGCAGCGGTTTCCGCTGTGTCCCGTGTGAATCCAGCCAACAGGCCTTGAAGCGTTTCAGCGAAGACGCCGAGATCGGCCTGGTGCTCTGCGACCTGCACATGCCGGACATGGACGGCATCGAGCTGGTCCAGGCCCTGCAAAAGGTCGCCGGTAAACAGCGTGCCTTCGAGGCGATCATGTTGACCGGCCGCGCCGACAAGCAGGATGTGATCAAAGCCCTGCGTGCGGGGATCGCGGACTATTACCAGAAACCCATCAACCTCGATGAATTGCTCGAAGGCTTGCAGCGCCAGGAAGCGGCGTTGCAAGAGCGCAAGAAGGACCTGCAACTGGGCAACTTGAACCAGAAGCTGCAGTTCCTTTCCGAGTCGATCAACGACCTGTACCAGGACCTCGACAAAGTGCGCAGCAGCCGGCCTGGGATGGACGGTGAAGAACTCTCGGCCGAGGACGCGGGGGCGGTGGAGATTCCGGCGATCTTCAACCAGTTGTCGCCGCGCCAATTGGACGTCGCACGGCTGGTGGGGAAAGGGCAGACCAACTATCAGATTGCCTGTGAATTGGGCATTACTGAAAACACCGTGAAGTTGTATGTGTCCCAGGTGCTGCGCTTGACGCACATGCATAACCGCACGCAACTGGCGTTGGCGTTGTCGCCGAATAATTCTGCGTTGCGTCAGCGGGTAACTGCACACTGATTTTGCAACAAATGTGGGAGCGGGCTTGCCCGCGATAGCGGTAGATCAGTCACAGATACAGTGGCTGACACTCCGTCATCGCGGGCAAGCCCGCTCCCACATTTAGAGAGTGGCCTGGCAGAAATTTACTCAATTACTCCCTTCGGTTTTCCCGCCCACCTTCTGCTCGAAATACTCCGGAATCGGATACTTGTAGCTGTCCAAAAACCGCTGGTTGGCTTTGTCGCGTTCGGCCGCCGAGGCTTTCTGTGGCTTCTGCGATGCGGCGCTGCCCGTGGACTGCAACGTCAACCATTGCTCGGTGAGCGCCTGCTGCGGTGACGACGGGCCGGGTTCTATGGCCATGACGCTCATGGGCAACGCGAGCACGGCCAGGCTGGCGAGATAAGGCATGTTCATCATCAATTCCTCGGGTTGCTTGCGGCGCCACTGACGGCGGCGACTTGATCCTTGGCCTTGGCCACAGGTGCGCTTGAGCCCTTGAGTTTCTCGGCGCGGGCCTGGGCTTCAGTGACTTGTTCGGGGCTCAAGCTCATCTGGCTGACCAGTTGCGCCGCCTGTTTCCAGTTGTCCTGATAGATCAGCAGGGTCACCAGGTTGACCGCGGCCAATGGGTCGCTCTGCTTGAGTTCCATGGCGGTCATGAATTCAAAGCGCGCGTCTTCCAGGCGCAGTTGGTTGAGGTAGACCACGCCCAGGTCATTGCGGATTTTCTCGTCGGTGGGCGCCAGCCGGGCCGCGCGTTGCAAGTGGGCCATGGCTTGCCCGTTATCGCCCTTGGCCGAGGCGATTTGCCCCAGGCCGTGTTCGCCTTCGGCGGCCATGCAGGTGCCGATCAGGCTGCGGTACAACGGCTCGGCTTCGCTGCGCCCGAGCAGGCGATAAGCCTTGGCCTGGCGCAGGCGTACCTGGGGCAGATTCGCCGGCAGGCTTTGCAAGTTGGCGAGGCTGGCGTGCAGCTTGCCGTCGCCGGCCATTTCATCGGCCAGGTTCAACGACAGTTCCTGTTCGGAGCTGGGCTTGGGGCAACTGCCGGTGGCCAACAACGTGTCCCACGGGGCTTGGCCGTTGGTGGCACAACCGCCCAGCAGCAACAGGCTACAACCGGCTATCAAGGCTCTCATCGGGCGCTCCTCATAAGTTACTCAAGGCTCGGGTGATGCCGATAAACGCCGGCCCCCCGAGCACGATCAGCAAGGCGGGAAACAAAAACACCATCATCACGACGGACATTTTTGCCGACATCTTCGAGACGAATTCCTGGATGCGTGTAAGGCGTCGGTCATCAAGCAATTGCTTGAGCGACAGCAACGATTTCATCGCGCCGCCGCCTTGCTGAACCAGTTGCTGGAGGATGGTGCAGGTGTCGGTAAATTCATCCACGGCCAGCAGGCGGGCGGTCTTGCCCAGCTCCTCGCTCAGCTCCAGGCCGGAGTCGACCCGTGTGAGGATCAGGCGCAGTTCAAAGGTCAGCGCCGGCAACAGACGTTGCGCTTCAGTGCTCAATACGCGCAGCGCTTGTTCAACCGCCATGCCGGACTCGAACAGAATGCGCAGCAGCGGAATGAAGGTCGACACCTCGCGGGAGATCCGCTGCTGCCGCGCCTTGGCCGCCCTGGCCAGGATGCGTTTGGGCAGCAGGTAGCCGATGCCCAGGGCCAACAGCGGCGCCAGCCACGGCGAAGCGGCGTGAGGAAAGAGTAATTGCTGGCCCACCAAGGTAACCACCAACAGCAGCAACGGCGTGCCGACCTGGAAGGCAGCGAACATCGAGCGCTGGTTGGCTTTGCGCCAGCCGACGCGGTTGAGCAGCACTTGGGTTTCGTTGTCCAGGCTCACCGAGCGTTGCGCGAGCGGGCTGCTGCCCAGTTGCCGCATCAGCGTGCCGAACCGGTGTTCGCGCGCCATCTGGCCCTGCAAGCGTTGGGCGACCAGACGCTGGCCGCGCCGGTGTTTGAGCAGGTTGGCCAGCACCAGCAGCAGGGCGGCGATGAACAGTACAGCGCTGATCAGCAGTGCAATCGCCATCTCATACGCTCCGCAACATGCGCCACAAGGTGAAGCACCCCAGCAGCTGCATGATCAAGGCTACGAACAACAGGATGCGCCCGGTGCCGTCGTCCCACATGGTCATCAGGTACGCGGGGTTCACCGCCAGGAAGTAGCCAATCATTGAGATCGGCAGGGCGGTGAGCACATACGCGGTCACTCGCGTTTCGCCGGTCAGGGCGCGCAGCTGGCGGGCGGCTTGCTCGCGCTCGCGGATCATCTTGATCAGGTTTTCCAACAGCTCGCTGGCATTGCCGCCGTAGCGATGGTTGACCTTCAAACCCAGCGCGAACAGGCGAAACTCATCGCGCTCGTAAAATTCGGCAAAGTCGTGGGACGATTCCGGCAGGCTCACGCCGAGCTGCACGTTGCGGCGGATGCGGCCCATGGCTTGTTGCAGCGGGTCCTCGGTGATCTCGATACCGCCCAGCACGGCGTCGGCCAGGGTGCGCCCGGCCTTGAGGCTGCGCACGGTGTGGTCGAGCAATTGCGGCAGCTGTTCGATCATGCGCTTGATGCGCCGTTGATAGCGCCAGGCGATGTACACGCGCAGCAGCAGGGGCGGCAGCACCAGCATCACCAGCAGGCCGACCCAACCGGCCACCAGCAACCCCAGCACCACGCCCAGGCCCCAGACGGCCAGCCACAGGCCGAGGTTGTCACTGGGTTTGCCCAGGCCGGCGCGCAGGAACATGCGTTCTACGCCGCTCCACTGGTTGTTTTCTTCGACCAGCTGCGGCTGGCCTTCGGCAAGGCGGCCGAGTACGCGTTCGGTCTGGGCGCGGCGCAAACCGTTCTGGAAGGAGCGAATCGACAGGCCGATCAGGATCAGGCAGATGAGCAGCAGGATGGCCCCGGTCATGGTTGCGTCCCCTTCAAGGCAGTGTCGGTTCGCGGCGCAATTTTTCGCCGGCCGGGTTGACCGCCTCACGCAGGAAGCCGAAGCCGGTGCGCCGGTCATGGCGGAACAGGGTGTTGGTCACGTACACGTCTTCACGGATGCCCACCACCTCGACCACTTCGCTGACGCAACGTCGGCCATCCGGCAGGCGGGTCAGTTGGATCACCACATCCAGCGCCGCGCAGATCATTTGCCGCAGGGTTTTTTCCGCCACCACGCGGCCGGTCAAACCCACCAGCGTTTCCAGGCGCAGCAGCGCGTCGGCGGCGTTGTTGGCGTGCACGGTACTCATGGAACCGTCGTGGCCGGTGTTCATCGCGGTGAGTACGTCGAGTACTTCCACACCCCGGATTTCGCCGAGGATGATGCGGTCGGGGCGCATCCGCAGGGCGTTGCGGATCAGGTCGCTGGCCTTGACCTCGCCGTGGCCCTCGGCATTCGGCGGGCGGGTTTCCAGGCGCACCACGTGTGGGTGCCCCAGTTGCAGCTCGGCAACGTCTTCGATGGTCACCAGACGTTCATGCGGGTTGATCAACTGACTGAGGATATTCAGCAGCGTGGTTTTACCCGTGCCGGTGCCGCCGCTGATGAGGATGTTGCAACGCTTGCCCACCGCTTCCTGGAAGAAATCGAAGATGTTCTGGTCGATGGTCTGCATCGCGACCAGGTCGCTGCTTTTGAGCATGTCCTTGCGAAACTTACGAATCGACAGGCATGGCCCGTCCAGGGCAATCGGCGGGATGATCGCGTTGACCCGGCTGCCATCGGGCAGGCGCGCATCGACCATCGGCGACGATTCATCCAGGCGCCGGCCCAGGGGCGCGAGGATGCGTTGCATCACGCGCTCCACATGGTGGGCGTCGATAAATCGCAGGTCACTCTGGTGCAGCAAACCGTCACGTTCGATAAACACCCGGTGCGGGCCGTTGACCAGAATCTCGGTCACCGACGGGTCGCGCAGCAGCACTTCCAGCGGGCCGAAACCGGTCAGCTCATCAACGATTTCTTCGGCCAGGCGCTCCATCTCGTAGCGGGAGATCGCCAGGTGCATGCGGTTGATGTATTCGGCGACTTTGTCGATGACAAATTGCGCCAGCAGCGGGCGCGAACCTTCGAGCAAATTTTTCCCCGACTCTTCGATGGCGTCGATGATGTAGCGATGCAGCACCAGTTTCAGCCCGTCGTGGTCGGTGTTGCCACCGACGCCGCGAGCGGGTGCGCCGAAGAGTTTTTCGCCGTTCATTTGCCGGATCCGATCAGGCGTTCAAACCAATTGTGTGACGGCTTTTTCATACCTTCCGAACGTTTTGCCAGGCGGTCACCGAGGGTTTTCAGGCCCTGGGTCAGGGGTTCTCGCGGGGCCAGGGCGAACAAGGTTTGCCCCTGGTTTTTCGCGTTCAGGCGCACTTCCGGGCTCAGCGGCAACACGGCGATCACCTCCAGCCCAAAGCTCTTGCTCAGAGCCTCGGAGTCAGGCGCGCAGCTTTTGACATAGCGATCAACCAACAGCTTGGCGTGCTCCAGTTTCATGCCTTTTTCGCGCCACTGGTTCAGCACCGCGAGGTTGCGACGGCAGTCCAGCACGCTTTGGTCGGTGCACCAGAGCAGCTTGTCGCAGTGGCTGACAAAGGTGCGCAGCGCTTCGCTGTCCGGCTGGCCGGCAAGGTTCACCACAATGTGCTGGAAGTGTTGGCGCAAGGCGCTGAGCAGCATGTACAGCTCGGCGGCGCTGGTCTGCTCCAGCGGCTCGTCGTTGGAGGCGTAGGCGAGAATGCGCAGGCCGTCTTCGGCGGAGGTAAACGCGCTGTTGATCAACGTCGCGTCCAGCCGCCGCAGGTGGCGCAGCGCATCGCCGAAATTGAACGAGCTTTCCAGGCCCAGCAGCGCCAGGCTGTCACCGCGTGGCAGGCCCAGGTCGAGCAGCAGGGTTTGCTGGCCGCTCTTTTGGACGACCAGCGCCAAGTGGCTGGCGAGCAGCGCGCCGTCGGCATTGCTTTGGGTGCCGTACAGCACGGTGAGGCCGCCCAGTTGCGTGTTGGTGGTCACCGGCGGCAGGCGTTTACTCAGGCGGCGCACCAGCCCGGCGACTTCGCTGGAGCGTGAACCGTAGGCGACAAAATCCCGTGCGCCGGCACGCATTGCATTGAGCACCAACTGGTTGTCCATGCCGTCACCGAGGGCGACGATGGCCAGCATCGGCTTGGCTTCCAGTGCGCCTTCGATCAGCGCGCTCTGGGCTACCACGTGCTCGCGATCGAGGCCGACAAACACCAGATTGGCGAAGGTCACGTCGACCAGTGCCAGCAGCTCGTCGAGGGTGCCACTGCCGGCGCTGACCACTTGGCCAAGCGGCGCCAGCGCGCCCTGCAGCCATTCCAGGTCGGTGGTATTACGGGTGATTGCCAGGAAGGTCTGGCTCAGGCTATCGCTCATTGAGACAACCCATCGTTGCGGTCGAAATTGCCGTTTTCGAGGAAGTACAGGCGGTACCAATTCGGATCGTAGTTGCGCAGGTTCTCGCCGGGCAAGGACGGCAGCTGCGCGTTGGCGGCCAGCGGCTGCACCAGATGCGGGGTGACGATCATCAGCAGTTCTTTGTCCTGACGGTTGACTGAGGAATCGCGAAAGAACGCACCCAGGATCGGGATGTCACCCAGGCCAGGAAACTTGCTGATATTGGTGGTGTTATTGCTGCTGATCAGGCCACTGATCACGAAACTTTCGCCATCGGCCAGCGAAACGGTGGTGTCAGTCCGGCGGATGGTCAGGGCCGGCACCTTGATGCTCTGAATCACCAAGGCGTTGGTGTAATCCAGCTCGCTGACTTCCGGTGCCACCTTGAGGGAAATCCGGTTGCGGTCGATCACGGTGGGGGTCAGGGTCAGGCGAATGCCGAACTCTTTGTACTCGATGGAAATGGTGTCGCTGCCACTGCTGGGCACCGGGATCGGTATCTCGCCACCGGCCAAAAAGGTCGCGCTTTGCCCACTCATGGCCACCAGGCTTGGGCGCGCCAGGGTGTAGGCAAAGCCGCTGCTTTCGAGGGCGTTGATCATCGCCGAGACGCGCCCGCCGCCGAAGCCGATATTGAATTGGTCAGCGCTCACCGGCAGCTTGAAGGTGCTGGGAGTGGGAAATAACAGGTTGGGGCTGCCGAGGAAAAAGTTCTTGCCCATGCCCAGAATCTTGGTGCTGGCTTCCTTGAGCTTGGTGCGGCTGACCTC
The sequence above is a segment of the Pseudomonas sp. R76 genome. Coding sequences within it:
- a CDS encoding TadE/TadG family type IV pilus assembly protein, giving the protein MRTSLPKKQKGAAAIEFIAVFVIFFAVFYGMVSYSLPLLLLQSFNQATAEAVRLSVALDPTMTGYQAAVQSTAKAAVINRLVWIPSTYKFNANQVTTTFVGGLLSVQINYPTANLQAVMPFIVLPGIGTVPQLPATLQATSSLQF
- a CDS encoding prepilin peptidase: MIHGAVVVVWLVLCAVQDIRQRLLANRLTLGAALLALIYALWTGSTWLGAPAGQGFLAFLLALLLTLPGYALGRLGAGDVKLLAALALASDAEYLLWSFVGATVANGLWILCAPKLIPLMSHGLKKGMGYLVAEPSKKLPFAPFLLVGFAAAWFWIH
- a CDS encoding response regulator transcription factor — its product is MNKLTSAVKVLVVDDQPLIVEELCEFLESSGFRCVPCESSQQALKRFSEDAEIGLVLCDLHMPDMDGIELVQALQKVAGKQRAFEAIMLTGRADKQDVIKALRAGIADYYQKPINLDELLEGLQRQEAALQERKKDLQLGNLNQKLQFLSESINDLYQDLDKVRSSRPGMDGEELSAEDAGAVEIPAIFNQLSPRQLDVARLVGKGQTNYQIACELGITENTVKLYVSQVLRLTHMHNRTQLALALSPNNSALRQRVTAH
- a CDS encoding DUF3613 domain-containing protein, coding for MNMPYLASLAVLALPMSVMAIEPGPSSPQQALTEQWLTLQSTGSAASQKPQKASAAERDKANQRFLDSYKYPIPEYFEQKVGGKTEGSN
- a CDS encoding tetratricopeptide repeat protein, which codes for MRALIAGCSLLLLGGCATNGQAPWDTLLATGSCPKPSSEQELSLNLADEMAGDGKLHASLANLQSLPANLPQVRLRQAKAYRLLGRSEAEPLYRSLIGTCMAAEGEHGLGQIASAKGDNGQAMAHLQRAARLAPTDEKIRNDLGVVYLNQLRLEDARFEFMTAMELKQSDPLAAVNLVTLLIYQDNWKQAAQLVSQMSLSPEQVTEAQARAEKLKGSSAPVAKAKDQVAAVSGAASNPRN
- a CDS encoding type II secretion system F family protein; this encodes MAIALLISAVLFIAALLLVLANLLKHRRGQRLVAQRLQGQMAREHRFGTLMRQLGSSPLAQRSVSLDNETQVLLNRVGWRKANQRSMFAAFQVGTPLLLLVVTLVGQQLLFPHAASPWLAPLLALGIGYLLPKRILARAAKARQQRISREVSTFIPLLRILFESGMAVEQALRVLSTEAQRLLPALTFELRLILTRVDSGLELSEELGKTARLLAVDEFTDTCTILQQLVQQGGGAMKSLLSLKQLLDDRRLTRIQEFVSKMSAKMSVVMMVFLFPALLIVLGGPAFIGITRALSNL
- a CDS encoding type II secretion system F family protein; translation: MTGAILLLICLILIGLSIRSFQNGLRRAQTERVLGRLAEGQPQLVEENNQWSGVERMFLRAGLGKPSDNLGLWLAVWGLGVVLGLLVAGWVGLLVMLVLPPLLLRVYIAWRYQRRIKRMIEQLPQLLDHTVRSLKAGRTLADAVLGGIEITEDPLQQAMGRIRRNVQLGVSLPESSHDFAEFYERDEFRLFALGLKVNHRYGGNASELLENLIKMIREREQAARQLRALTGETRVTAYVLTALPISMIGYFLAVNPAYLMTMWDDGTGRILLFVALIMQLLGCFTLWRMLRSV
- a CDS encoding CpaF family protein, translating into MNGEKLFGAPARGVGGNTDHDGLKLVLHRYIIDAIEESGKNLLEGSRPLLAQFVIDKVAEYINRMHLAISRYEMERLAEEIVDELTGFGPLEVLLRDPSVTEILVNGPHRVFIERDGLLHQSDLRFIDAHHVERVMQRILAPLGRRLDESSPMVDARLPDGSRVNAIIPPIALDGPCLSIRKFRKDMLKSSDLVAMQTIDQNIFDFFQEAVGKRCNILISGGTGTGKTTLLNILSQLINPHERLVTIEDVAELQLGHPHVVRLETRPPNAEGHGEVKASDLIRNALRMRPDRIILGEIRGVEVLDVLTAMNTGHDGSMSTVHANNAADALLRLETLVGLTGRVVAEKTLRQMICAALDVVIQLTRLPDGRRCVSEVVEVVGIREDVYVTNTLFRHDRRTGFGFLREAVNPAGEKLRREPTLP
- a CDS encoding AAA family ATPase; the encoded protein is MSDSLSQTFLAITRNTTDLEWLQGALAPLGQVVSAGSGTLDELLALVDVTFANLVFVGLDREHVVAQSALIEGALEAKPMLAIVALGDGMDNQLVLNAMRAGARDFVAYGSRSSEVAGLVRRLSKRLPPVTTNTQLGGLTVLYGTQSNADGALLASHLALVVQKSGQQTLLLDLGLPRGDSLALLGLESSFNFGDALRHLRRLDATLINSAFTSAEDGLRILAYASNDEPLEQTSAAELYMLLSALRQHFQHIVVNLAGQPDSEALRTFVSHCDKLLWCTDQSVLDCRRNLAVLNQWREKGMKLEHAKLLVDRYVKSCAPDSEALSKSFGLEVIAVLPLSPEVRLNAKNQGQTLFALAPREPLTQGLKTLGDRLAKRSEGMKKPSHNWFERLIGSGK
- a CDS encoding type II and III secretion system protein family protein produces the protein MTRRFAPVFTLKIACALLLSNLAVGLAVAATGNCASLGQLPAALSVGEGLQQELQSPVAITRLAIGDPKIADVHLNGDRGFLLTGIASGTTSLMVWTACSTTPRQSMVFVKGKATAALTSLSLAPADDPSLPSQVQTDIRFVEVSRTKLKEASTKILGMGKNFFLGSPNLLFPTPSTFKLPVSADQFNIGFGGGRVSAMINALESSGFAYTLARPSLVAMSGQSATFLAGGEIPIPVPSSGSDTISIEYKEFGIRLTLTPTVIDRNRISLKVAPEVSELDYTNALVIQSIKVPALTIRRTDTTVSLADGESFVISGLISSNNTTNISKFPGLGDIPILGAFFRDSSVNRQDKELLMIVTPHLVQPLAANAQLPSLPGENLRNYDPNWYRLYFLENGNFDRNDGLSQ